The Apium graveolens cultivar Ventura chromosome 11, ASM990537v1, whole genome shotgun sequence genome has a window encoding:
- the LOC141696679 gene encoding transcription factor PCL1-like — translation MMTDYTGGGYSDDDRISDWEHGLPNISDLTPLSQPLIPTELASAFSITPEPYRTNLDVARASQRTMSTLKAQYNSNNNNNNNYMPNNLHSFDDFDISDPNGDGSDLRKSRKIDAELATKRARLVWTPQLHKRFVEVVAHLGIKNAVPKRIMEMMNVEGLSRENVASHLQKYRLYLKRMQGLSSEGSSGYDQLFGSTPVPHSLREASKGNGNGNGGSMSYGGQMVVMPGHGQGGMYHGYDYR, via the coding sequence ATGATGACTGATTACACCGGCGGCGGATACTCCGACGACGACCGAATCTCCGACTGGGAGCATGGCTTACCTAATATCTCCGACTTAACTCCGTTATCTCAGCCGTTAATCCCGACGGAATTAGCATCGGCGTTTAGCATTACGCCGGAACCCTACCGGACTAATCTCGACGTTGCTCGTGCTTCACAGAGAACAATGTCAACTCTCAAAGCCCAATACaacagtaataataataataacaataattatATGCCCAACAACTTACATTCTTTCGATGATTTCGATATCTCGGATCCGAACGGAGACGGTTCGGATCTGAGAAAATCAAGAAAAATCGATGCGGAATTGGCTACAAAGCGAGCTAGATTAGTGTGGACACCGCAATTGCACAAGAGATTTGTTGAAGTAGTTGCACATTTAGGGATTAAAAATGCGGTGCCAAAGCGGATAATGGAGATGATGAATGTGGAAGGATTGAGTCGCGAGAATGTAGCGAGTCATTTGCAGAAGTACAGGCTTTATTTGAAGAGAATGCAGGGATTATCGAGTGAGGGATCTTCGGGTTATGATCAGTTGTTTGGTTCGACGCCTGTGCCGCATAGTTTGCGCGAGGCGTCGAAAGGGAATGGGAATGGGAATGGTGGTTCGATGTCGTATGGGGGACAGATGGTGGTAATGCCGGGGCATGGACAGGGTGGAATGTATCACGGATATGATTATAGATAA